A region from the Streptomyces tsukubensis genome encodes:
- a CDS encoding TauD/TfdA family dioxygenase, with protein MDTAEPGRVWRPYEITRAEADTADLVGLLDALGPGGLAGLLTERKAVVFRGFGIAPDAVEAVLDRLVPDRLPYVHGNSPRTRVRGNLYTSTEYPRQYTISLHNELSYAHRWPARLAFYCEKAAERGGATAVIDGALWLESLDPEVREAFAGGVLYIQNLHDGFGFGKSWQETFETDDRSVVEAFLNEARADWSWGPDGLRVTQLRPATATHPVTGAEVWFNQADQWHPAGLGDETSAELYDILSPAEFPQYVTFADGSPIPDAYAGHIRDRGLENAVDVDWHGGDLLLIDNVLTAHGRRPFDGTRRVLVAMCGG; from the coding sequence ATGGACACCGCCGAACCGGGCCGCGTCTGGCGGCCGTACGAGATCACCCGGGCCGAGGCGGACACGGCGGACCTCGTCGGTCTGCTCGACGCACTGGGCCCCGGAGGGCTGGCCGGACTGCTCACCGAACGCAAGGCTGTCGTGTTCCGCGGCTTCGGGATCGCCCCGGACGCCGTCGAAGCGGTGCTGGACCGGCTGGTTCCGGACCGGCTGCCGTATGTGCACGGCAATTCGCCCCGGACCCGGGTGCGCGGCAATCTGTACACCTCGACCGAGTATCCGCGGCAGTACACGATCTCCCTGCACAACGAGCTGAGTTACGCCCATCGCTGGCCGGCCCGGCTGGCGTTCTACTGCGAGAAGGCGGCGGAGCGCGGCGGGGCGACAGCGGTGATCGACGGAGCGCTCTGGCTGGAGTCGCTGGACCCCGAGGTCCGGGAGGCCTTCGCGGGGGGTGTGCTCTACATCCAGAACCTCCACGACGGGTTCGGCTTCGGCAAGAGCTGGCAGGAGACCTTCGAGACGGACGACCGGTCCGTGGTGGAGGCGTTCCTGAACGAGGCGCGGGCCGACTGGTCCTGGGGCCCGGACGGTCTGCGGGTCACGCAGCTGCGGCCCGCGACGGCGACGCATCCGGTGACGGGTGCGGAGGTCTGGTTCAACCAGGCCGACCAGTGGCATCCGGCCGGGCTGGGCGACGAGACCTCGGCCGAGCTGTACGACATCCTGTCGCCGGCCGAGTTCCCGCAGTACGTGACGTTCGCGGACGGCAGTCCGATTCCGGACGCGTACGCAGGGCATATCCGCGACCGCGGGCTGGAGAACGCCGTCGACGTCGACTGGCACGGCGGTGACCTCCTGCTCATCGACAACGTCCTGACCGCGCACGGCCGCCGCCCCTTCGACGGGACGCGCCGCGTGCTGGTCGCCATGTGCGGCGGCTGA
- a CDS encoding non-ribosomal peptide synthetase: MTAADTGLRELTAAQRGIWYAQQLAPDDTVLNVAEYLEIDGGADPRLFARAVRAAVADVDAYRLRFTVADGEPRQYTEPAADVPVQLVDVSAEPEPRAAAEAWMRTELRRPVDPRSGPLFALAVLVVSDDTLFWYHRAHHLILDGHGGALIAARVADAYSALLTGGRYTAEAPEPSTVLVDAEHAYRASPDRERDRAFWLDTLAGAAERTGRDGLRAGPPARGSARLAPDESERLRAAARSLGCGLAGLVVTAAAVHQHRTTGARDIVLGVPVLGRTGRREQRIAGMTSNVMPIRVELTPGTTVAEAVRRTVRAIGRGLRHQRYRYEDLLREVTPAGAPALFDLNVNFLGYGYPPRFGPATATVHNLTHGPTEDRQINVYDRSADTRIRIDADVNGDRYAPGTADDLVTGFLRVLHRLAAAPPGEPVGRLRLRTGGPHPGPEGRDTTAARVPALTTPELFHARADRTPDAPALVADGEHLTYAELDVRANRLAHQLTGLGARRESVVAVVMHRGTELVTALLAVAKAGAAYLPIDPRQPLDRMAYLLSDSRAALLLTTTDILDELPVDAVQGPPAIALDDPAVRAEIAARPAERPAPATELAGLAYVIYTSGSTGRPKGVALTHAGTAALVATQAARLGAGPGSRILQFASPGFDAATWEVLMALGTGAALVLAPAEELLPGAGLAGVVARHDVTHATLPPAVLAALDPADLAPVHTLVSAGEALTPDQVDRWAPGRDLINAYGPTETTVCATLSGALRPGAAPGIGTPVTGTRVHVLDDFLEPVPPGATGELYVAGPALARGYTGNPALTAERFVADPFDSGGRLYRTGDRVHRSPDAGLLFAGRTDDQLKIRGFRIEPGEIETALAAHPEVTRAVVTARATGTGERQLVAYTTGPGRPGGETPDGTLPERLRTFLTARLPGHLVPAAIVVLPELPLTHSGKVDRDALPAPERAAVTGRAATPQEEILCGVFAEVLGLDAVGPDESFFELGGHSLLATRVVARIRTALGTEAEMRDLFLHPTAAGLAARLGPAAAAPAPARPPLAPRDRPAHLPPSFAQRRLLFLDRLEGRGTTYNAPVVLRLTGKLDHAALAAAFRDVLGRHEALRTCFPVTDGRHHQRIADLDETAAGPFPEPVAPGELDAAVARAAAYAFDLTAEPPVRARLFATGPEEHVLVVVVHHITGDGWSMGPLTRDLSEAYTARSLGRAPDWRPLPVQYADYTLWQRELLGDPDDPAGLMAGQIAYWRDALARLPEELALPFDRPRPDTAGHRGHDAPLQVPADLHADLTRLARTEGVTVFMVLQAALAVLLSRLGAGTDIPIGSAIAGRTDEALDDLVGCFVNTVVVRTDLTGDPPFTDVLARVRDATLGAFAHQDVPFDKLVEELAPARSVARNPLFQTVLTMQNTTGAGLDLPGIDVTPVPGARPGVKFDLDVMVVETFNEGAEGAEGAEGAERAAPAGLTGSVTAAADLFDAGFATLLAQRWIRVLRAVTENPRLRPGDLDLLDAAERARVLGTWSDGTPPAPHPTVPELFLARAGQTPNAVAVHHHGTPVPYAELRTRAATVARYLTGSGIGPESVVGLCLPPGPELVAAILGVWQAGAAYLPVDARQPVERTAFMLTDSRAVLLIAPEDAIGDLPAGKVRIVPAGQVLRPDTPAPTHPAVVPEPRPDRLAYVVYTSGSTGTPKGVAVTHDALAHYVAAAPGRLGFGGEGARYALLQPPTTDLGNTTLFCSLATGGELHILDPDTVLDPAVVSAYLTEHRIDHLKAVPSHLAALTARSGPGGVLPARSLVLGGEAAPPGLVGELLAAAGNRTIHNHYGPTEATIGATTTELTAHDAENGRIPIGTPLGGTRTYVLDERLRPVPPGVPGELYLAGPGLARGYVRRPGLTAERFVACPFTPGARMYRTGDRARWGADGRLLFAGRTDDQVKIRGFRIEPGEIETVLTGHPEVATAAVTARQDTPGQHRLVAYLVPGDRADEHGLADRVRDHLARRLPEHLVPAAVVVLDALPLTPSGKLDRAALPAPERTASTEAGRGPRTVQEEILCAAFARVLGLDTVGPDEDFFALGGNSLIAVGLVEDLRAHGLSVSVRALFLTPTAAGLAAVAGPPPVDIPENRIPEGTTALTPAMLPLTELDEDDIAAVVARVDGGAANIADVYPLAPLQEGMLFHHLARADDDPDVYLRSVVLEFDTPDRLDAFLGALQQVVDRHDIYRTAIVSEGLREPVQVVCRTARIPVERTAPDPGRDPLAQLLAAGAAPFALDRAPLLGVLVLDTAGDEPGDEPGAGRRLALLRIHHIAGDRTTLWLLLAEIRAFLTGRGDRLPAPLPFRNLVAQARLGTSAADHERHFAALLGDVTEPTAAFGTGGATGDCGPPARAALTVDGDRARRLRETTRNLGTSPATLFHLAWARVLAAAAGRDDVVFGTVLTGRMNAGPGADRVPGLFLNTLPMRVSVGSDGVAGALAGLRHQLAGLLEHEHAPLALAQKASGVPGGAPLFTTILNFQHGRMISESGLGLDGIAVLHARERTNYPVTLIVRDTGDAFDITADTTAGADPALILSLLDTCLGELAHALADAPGTPFTAVGVLDPAVSLRIARSGQGPKTPAPEAGVPGLFTAQAARTPEATAVSSDGTTIRYGELAARAARLAHHLRGLGAGPESVVALCLPRGIDLVTAILGVWQAGAAYLPLDPAHPTARIGRMLTDSRATALIGTTAALDDLPTGRIPALALDAPAVTAALDALPATPPDLRPDPRSPAYIVHTSGSTGRPKGVVVTHGALANYVVHVPPRLGYGEPGTRYALLQPPTTDLGNTVLFAALATGGELHVLDRASVTDPLAVAGHLARHRIDCVKMVPSHLKALSAAGDPAWLLPHRSLVLGGEAADADWVAGLVAAAGDRQVHNHYGPTETTIGIVTARLDAAAVAAGTVPIGTPVPNTAVYVLDDALKPVPPGAPGELYAAGAQLARGYAGRPGATAERFVACPFTPGARMYRTGDRARWNAEGALEYLGRADDQVKIRGFRVEPGEVGALLGAHPAVAQAAVTVRDDGTGDRSLIAYVVPAGQQPGAVDGGALAVTLRRYAEESLPPYLVPAAVVVLDALPLTPAGKLDRAALPAPERAAAAGGGPEPANERERALCAAFAEILGLPEAGVHDDFFALGGHSLLATRLVSRVRVVLDEELPIQELFDRPTPAALAAWLAERAAGGSGGPVAARPVLRPMRTQ, encoded by the coding sequence GCCTACCGCGCCTCGCCCGACCGGGAACGGGACCGTGCCTTCTGGCTGGACACCCTCGCCGGGGCCGCGGAGCGGACCGGCCGGGACGGGCTGCGCGCGGGGCCGCCCGCCCGGGGCAGCGCCCGACTTGCGCCCGACGAATCCGAACGCCTGCGGGCCGCCGCCCGCAGTCTCGGCTGCGGGCTCGCCGGACTGGTCGTCACCGCGGCCGCCGTCCACCAGCACCGCACCACCGGAGCCCGGGACATCGTCCTGGGCGTACCCGTCCTCGGCCGCACCGGCCGCAGGGAACAGCGCATCGCCGGAATGACGTCCAACGTCATGCCCATCAGAGTGGAACTCACCCCCGGCACGACCGTCGCCGAAGCCGTCCGGCGCACCGTCCGGGCCATCGGCCGCGGACTGAGGCACCAGCGGTACCGCTACGAGGACCTGCTGCGCGAAGTGACGCCCGCGGGCGCCCCGGCCCTCTTCGACCTCAACGTCAACTTCCTCGGATACGGCTATCCGCCCCGCTTCGGCCCGGCCACGGCCACCGTGCACAACCTCACCCACGGGCCGACGGAGGACCGGCAGATCAACGTCTACGACCGGTCCGCCGACACCCGGATCCGGATCGACGCCGACGTCAACGGCGACCGGTACGCACCGGGCACCGCCGACGACCTGGTCACCGGCTTCCTGCGGGTCCTCCACCGGCTGGCGGCCGCCCCGCCCGGCGAACCCGTCGGCCGGCTCCGGCTCCGTACCGGCGGCCCGCACCCCGGACCGGAGGGCCGGGACACCACGGCAGCCCGGGTCCCTGCCCTCACCACCCCCGAACTGTTCCACGCCCGGGCCGACCGGACCCCGGACGCCCCCGCACTCGTCGCCGACGGCGAACACCTCACCTACGCCGAACTCGACGTCCGCGCCAACCGGCTGGCCCACCAGCTGACCGGGCTGGGCGCCCGCCGCGAATCCGTCGTCGCCGTCGTCATGCACCGCGGCACGGAACTCGTCACCGCACTGCTCGCCGTGGCCAAGGCGGGCGCCGCCTATCTCCCGATCGACCCCCGCCAGCCGCTGGACCGGATGGCGTACCTGCTCTCCGACAGTCGCGCCGCGCTCCTCCTCACCACCACCGACATCCTGGACGAACTGCCCGTGGACGCCGTCCAGGGGCCGCCCGCGATCGCCCTCGACGATCCCGCGGTACGGGCCGAGATCGCCGCCCGGCCCGCCGAACGGCCCGCACCCGCCACGGAACTCGCCGGACTCGCGTACGTCATCTACACCTCGGGTTCCACCGGCCGGCCCAAGGGCGTCGCCCTCACCCACGCCGGAACGGCCGCCCTGGTCGCCACCCAGGCCGCCCGGCTCGGCGCCGGACCCGGCAGCCGGATCCTCCAGTTCGCCTCCCCCGGATTCGACGCCGCCACCTGGGAAGTACTGATGGCCCTGGGCACCGGCGCCGCACTGGTCCTCGCCCCGGCCGAAGAACTCCTGCCCGGCGCCGGACTCGCCGGTGTCGTCGCCCGGCACGACGTCACCCATGCGACGCTGCCGCCCGCCGTACTCGCCGCACTCGACCCCGCCGACCTCGCACCCGTACACACCCTCGTGTCCGCGGGGGAGGCCCTCACCCCCGACCAGGTGGACCGGTGGGCACCGGGCCGCGACCTGATCAACGCCTACGGCCCCACCGAGACCACCGTCTGCGCCACCCTCTCCGGCGCGCTCCGCCCTGGCGCGGCCCCCGGGATCGGCACCCCCGTCACCGGCACCCGCGTCCATGTCCTCGACGACTTCCTGGAACCGGTGCCCCCCGGCGCCACCGGCGAACTGTACGTCGCCGGTCCGGCCCTGGCCCGCGGCTACACCGGGAACCCCGCCCTGACCGCCGAACGGTTCGTCGCCGACCCCTTCGACAGCGGCGGCCGGCTCTACCGGACCGGCGACCGGGTGCACCGGAGCCCCGACGCCGGCCTGCTGTTCGCCGGACGCACCGACGACCAGCTCAAGATCCGCGGCTTCCGCATCGAACCCGGCGAGATCGAAACGGCCCTCGCCGCCCACCCCGAGGTCACCAGGGCCGTCGTCACGGCCCGCGCAACCGGAACCGGGGAACGGCAGCTGGTGGCCTACACCACCGGCCCCGGGCGCCCCGGCGGGGAAACGCCCGACGGCACCCTGCCCGAACGGCTCCGTACCTTCCTGACCGCCCGGCTCCCCGGACATCTGGTGCCCGCCGCGATCGTCGTCCTCCCCGAACTCCCGCTGACCCACAGCGGAAAGGTCGACCGGGACGCCCTGCCCGCCCCCGAACGGGCCGCGGTGACGGGCCGCGCGGCGACCCCGCAGGAGGAGATCCTCTGCGGGGTCTTCGCCGAAGTCCTCGGCCTCGACGCCGTCGGACCCGACGAGAGCTTCTTCGAACTCGGCGGCCATTCGCTGCTCGCCACCCGCGTCGTCGCCCGGATCCGCACCGCCCTCGGCACCGAAGCCGAGATGCGGGACCTGTTCCTCCACCCGACCGCCGCCGGGCTCGCCGCCCGGCTCGGCCCGGCCGCCGCGGCCCCCGCACCCGCCCGGCCCCCGCTCGCCCCCCGGGACCGGCCCGCGCACCTGCCGCCGTCCTTCGCCCAGCGGCGGCTCCTCTTCCTCGACCGGCTCGAAGGCCGCGGCACGACCTACAACGCCCCCGTCGTCCTGCGCCTGACCGGGAAGCTCGACCACGCCGCACTGGCCGCCGCGTTCCGCGACGTCCTCGGCCGCCACGAGGCGCTGCGCACCTGCTTCCCCGTCACGGACGGCCGCCACCACCAGCGGATCGCGGACCTCGACGAGACGGCCGCAGGACCCTTCCCGGAACCGGTCGCGCCCGGGGAACTGGACGCCGCCGTCGCCCGCGCCGCCGCCTACGCCTTCGACCTGACGGCCGAACCCCCGGTCCGGGCCCGGCTGTTCGCCACCGGACCCGAGGAGCACGTCCTGGTCGTGGTGGTCCACCACATCACCGGCGACGGCTGGTCGATGGGCCCGCTCACCCGTGATCTGTCCGAGGCCTACACCGCCCGCAGCCTGGGCCGGGCACCCGACTGGCGGCCACTGCCCGTCCAGTACGCCGACTACACCCTCTGGCAGCGCGAACTCCTCGGCGACCCCGACGATCCCGCGGGGCTGATGGCCGGCCAGATCGCCTACTGGCGCGACGCCCTGGCCCGGCTGCCCGAAGAGCTCGCCCTCCCCTTCGACCGGCCGCGCCCCGACACCGCAGGCCACCGGGGACACGACGCCCCCCTCCAGGTCCCCGCCGACCTCCACGCGGACCTCACCCGGCTGGCCAGGACCGAGGGCGTCACGGTCTTCATGGTCCTCCAGGCCGCGCTCGCCGTCCTGCTGTCCCGACTGGGCGCGGGCACCGACATCCCGATCGGCTCCGCGATCGCCGGACGTACCGACGAAGCCCTGGACGACCTCGTCGGCTGTTTCGTCAACACCGTGGTCGTCCGGACCGACCTGACCGGCGACCCGCCGTTCACCGACGTTCTCGCCCGGGTCCGGGACGCCACCCTCGGCGCCTTCGCCCACCAGGACGTGCCCTTCGACAAACTCGTCGAAGAGCTCGCCCCGGCCCGCTCCGTGGCCCGCAACCCCCTCTTCCAGACCGTTCTCACCATGCAGAACACCACCGGCGCCGGACTCGACCTGCCCGGTATCGACGTCACGCCCGTCCCCGGCGCCCGCCCCGGGGTGAAGTTCGACCTCGACGTCATGGTCGTCGAAACCTTCAACGAAGGGGCCGAAGGGGCCGAAGGGGCCGAAGGGGCCGAACGGGCCGCACCCGCCGGGCTCACCGGCTCGGTGACCGCGGCCGCCGATCTCTTCGACGCCGGATTCGCCACCCTGCTCGCCCAACGCTGGATCCGCGTACTGCGGGCCGTCACCGAGAACCCGCGCCTGCGGCCGGGCGACCTCGACCTCCTCGACGCCGCCGAACGCGCCCGGGTCCTCGGCACCTGGAGCGACGGCACCCCGCCCGCACCCCACCCGACCGTGCCCGAACTGTTCCTGGCCCGGGCCGGGCAAACCCCGAACGCCGTCGCCGTCCACCACCACGGCACCCCCGTGCCGTACGCGGAACTCCGCACCCGCGCCGCAACGGTCGCCCGCTACCTGACCGGATCGGGCATCGGACCGGAGTCCGTCGTCGGACTCTGCCTGCCACCCGGCCCCGAACTCGTCGCCGCGATCCTCGGCGTCTGGCAGGCCGGCGCCGCCTACCTCCCGGTCGACGCCCGGCAGCCCGTCGAACGGACCGCGTTCATGCTCACCGACAGCCGGGCCGTCCTCCTCATCGCCCCAGAAGACGCCATCGGAGACCTCCCCGCCGGAAAGGTCCGCATCGTCCCGGCCGGGCAGGTCCTGCGGCCCGACACCCCGGCACCCACCCACCCGGCCGTCGTCCCCGAACCGCGCCCGGACCGGCTCGCGTACGTCGTCTACACCTCCGGCTCCACCGGTACGCCCAAGGGCGTCGCCGTCACCCACGACGCCCTCGCCCACTATGTCGCCGCCGCCCCCGGACGGCTCGGCTTCGGCGGCGAAGGCGCCCGGTACGCCCTGCTCCAGCCGCCGACCACCGACCTCGGCAACACCACGCTTTTCTGCTCCCTCGCCACCGGCGGCGAACTGCACATCCTCGACCCCGACACGGTCCTCGACCCCGCCGTCGTCTCCGCCTACCTCACCGAACACCGCATCGACCACCTCAAGGCCGTCCCCTCCCATCTGGCGGCCCTGACCGCCCGGTCCGGCCCCGGCGGCGTCCTGCCCGCCCGCTCACTCGTCCTCGGCGGCGAGGCGGCACCGCCCGGCCTCGTCGGGGAACTCCTCGCCGCGGCCGGGAACCGTACGATCCACAACCACTACGGCCCCACCGAAGCCACCATCGGCGCCACCACCACCGAACTCACCGCCCACGACGCCGAGAACGGCCGGATCCCCATCGGCACACCCCTCGGCGGCACCCGCACCTACGTCCTCGACGAACGGCTCCGCCCGGTACCCCCCGGTGTCCCCGGCGAGCTGTACCTCGCGGGCCCCGGACTGGCCCGCGGCTACGTCCGCAGGCCGGGCCTCACCGCAGAACGGTTCGTCGCCTGCCCCTTCACCCCCGGGGCCCGGATGTACCGGACCGGGGACCGGGCCCGGTGGGGCGCCGACGGACGGCTCCTGTTCGCGGGCCGCACCGACGACCAGGTCAAGATCCGCGGCTTCCGCATCGAGCCCGGCGAGATCGAAACCGTACTCACCGGCCATCCCGAGGTCGCCACGGCGGCCGTCACCGCCCGGCAGGACACCCCGGGGCAGCACCGCCTCGTCGCCTATCTCGTCCCCGGCGACCGCGCCGACGAGCACGGACTCGCCGACCGGGTCCGGGACCATCTGGCGCGCCGCCTGCCCGAGCACCTGGTCCCCGCGGCGGTCGTCGTCCTCGACGCCCTGCCGCTGACCCCGAGCGGAAAGCTCGACCGCGCGGCCCTGCCCGCACCCGAACGCACGGCGAGCACGGAAGCGGGCCGCGGGCCGCGGACCGTCCAGGAAGAGATCCTCTGCGCCGCCTTCGCCCGCGTCCTCGGCCTCGACACCGTCGGACCCGACGAGGACTTCTTCGCCCTCGGCGGGAACTCGCTGATCGCCGTCGGCCTGGTGGAGGACCTGCGGGCGCACGGACTGTCCGTGTCCGTACGGGCGCTCTTCCTCACCCCCACCGCCGCCGGGCTGGCCGCCGTCGCCGGCCCGCCACCCGTCGACATCCCGGAGAACCGGATACCGGAGGGCACCACCGCCCTCACCCCCGCCATGCTGCCGCTCACCGAACTCGACGAGGACGACATCGCCGCCGTCGTCGCCCGCGTCGACGGCGGAGCCGCCAACATCGCCGACGTCTACCCCCTGGCCCCGCTCCAGGAAGGCATGCTCTTCCACCATCTGGCGCGCGCCGACGACGACCCCGACGTCTATCTGCGCTCCGTGGTGCTGGAGTTCGACACCCCGGACCGGCTGGACGCCTTCCTCGGCGCCCTGCAACAGGTCGTCGACCGGCACGACATCTACCGCACCGCGATCGTCTCCGAAGGGCTCCGCGAACCCGTCCAGGTCGTGTGCCGCACGGCCCGGATCCCCGTCGAACGGACCGCACCCGACCCCGGCCGCGACCCGCTGGCCCAGCTGCTCGCCGCGGGCGCCGCACCCTTCGCCCTGGACCGCGCCCCGCTGCTGGGTGTCCTCGTCCTCGACACAGCCGGTGACGAACCCGGTGACGAACCCGGTGCCGGGCGGCGGCTCGCACTGCTCCGGATCCACCACATCGCCGGTGACCGGACCACCCTGTGGCTCCTCCTGGCGGAGATCCGCGCCTTCCTGACCGGCCGCGGCGACCGGCTCCCGGCGCCCCTCCCGTTCCGCAATCTGGTGGCACAGGCCCGGCTCGGCACCTCCGCCGCCGATCACGAACGCCACTTCGCCGCCCTGCTGGGCGATGTCACCGAACCCACCGCCGCCTTCGGAACGGGCGGCGCCACCGGCGACTGCGGTCCGCCCGCCCGCGCCGCGCTCACCGTCGACGGCGACCGGGCCCGCCGGCTGCGGGAGACGACCCGGAACCTGGGCACCAGTCCGGCCACCCTCTTCCATCTGGCCTGGGCCCGGGTCCTCGCCGCTGCAGCGGGCCGCGACGACGTCGTCTTCGGCACCGTCCTCACCGGCCGGATGAACGCCGGACCCGGCGCCGACCGGGTGCCCGGCCTCTTCCTCAACACCCTGCCCATGCGGGTCAGCGTCGGCTCCGACGGCGTGGCCGGAGCCCTGGCAGGACTCCGCCATCAGCTCGCCGGGCTGCTGGAGCACGAACACGCCCCCCTCGCCCTGGCCCAGAAGGCGAGCGGAGTCCCCGGCGGCGCCCCCCTGTTCACCACCATCCTCAACTTCCAGCACGGCCGCATGATCAGCGAATCCGGCCTCGGACTCGACGGCATCGCGGTGCTCCACGCCCGGGAACGCACCAACTACCCCGTGACGCTCATCGTCCGGGACACAGGCGACGCCTTCGACATCACCGCCGACACCACCGCAGGCGCGGACCCCGCGCTGATCCTCTCCCTGCTCGACACCTGCCTCGGAGAACTGGCCCACGCCCTGGCCGACGCCCCGGGGACCCCGTTCACCGCGGTCGGCGTGCTGGACCCGGCCGTAAGCCTGCGGATCGCCCGCTCCGGACAGGGACCCAAGACACCCGCGCCGGAGGCCGGAGTCCCCGGACTCTTCACCGCCCAGGCCGCCCGCACCCCCGAAGCCACCGCGGTGAGCAGCGACGGCACCACGATCCGCTACGGCGAACTCGCGGCCCGCGCCGCCCGTCTCGCCCACCATCTGCGCGGCCTCGGAGCCGGCCCGGAGTCCGTGGTGGCCCTCTGCCTGCCCCGCGGCATCGACCTCGTCACCGCGATCCTCGGCGTCTGGCAGGCGGGCGCCGCCTATCTGCCCCTGGACCCGGCCCACCCCACGGCCCGGATCGGACGCATGCTCACCGACAGCCGGGCAACCGCCCTCATCGGCACCACGGCCGCCCTCGACGACCTGCCGACGGGACGCATCCCCGCGCTCGCCCTCGACGCCCCGGCCGTGACCGCCGCACTCGACGCCCTCCCGGCCACCCCGCCGGACCTGCGCCCCGATCCCCGCAGCCCCGCCTACATCGTCCACACCTCCGGTTCGACGGGACGGCCCAAAGGGGTCGTCGTCACCCACGGCGCACTCGCCAACTACGTGGTCCACGTGCCGCCGAGACTCGGGTACGGCGAGCCCGGCACCCGGTACGCGCTGCTCCAGCCGCCGACCACCGACCTCGGGAACACGGTGCTCTTCGCCGCCCTGGCCACCGGCGGCGAACTGCACGTCCTGGACCGGGCGTCGGTCACCGACCCGCTCGCCGTCGCCGGACATCTGGCCCGGCACCGCATCGACTGCGTGAAGATGGTCCCCTCCCATCTGAAGGCGCTCTCCGCCGCGGGCGACCCGGCGTGGCTGCTGCCGCACCGGTCCCTGGTCCTGGGCGGCGAGGCGGCCGACGCCGACTGGGTCGCGGGCCTCGTCGCGGCGGCCGGAGACCGGCAGGTGCACAACCACTACGGGCCCACGGAGACCACCATCGGCATCGTGACCGCCCGGCTGGACGCCGCGGCCGTCGCCGCCGGAACGGTGCCCATCGGCACCCCGGTGCCCAATACGGCGGTGTACGTCCTCGACGACGCACTGAAGCCGGTGCCGCCCGGCGCGCCCGGGGAGCTGTACGCGGCCGGTGCCCAGCTCGCCCGCGGCTATGCCGGCCGGCCGGGCGCGACCGCGGAACGGTTCGTGGCCTGCCCCTTCACCCCGGGGGCCCGGATGTACCGGACCGGGGACCGGGCCCGCTGGAACGCCGAAGGGGCCCTGGAGTACCTCGGGCGGGCCGACGACCAGGTCAAGATCCGCGGCTTCCGGGTCGAGCCCGGCGAGGTCGGTGCGCTGCTCGGCGCCCATCCCGCCGTCGCACAGGCCGCGGTGACCGTACGCGACGACGGTACGGGCGACCGGAGCCTGATCGCGTACGTGGTCCCCGCCGGGCAGCAGCCCGGAGCCGTCGACGGCGGCGCGCTCGCCGTGACCCTGCGCCGGTACGCGGAGGAGAGCCTGCCGCCGTATCTGGTGCCCGCGGCGGTCGTCGTCCTCGACGCCCTGCCGCTGACCCCGGCCGGAAAGCTCGACCGCGCGGCGCTGCCCGCACCCGAACGCGCGGCGGCCGCGGGCGGCGGCCCCGAGCCCGCGAACGAGCGGGAGCGGGCCCTGTGCGCGGCGTTCGCCGAGATCCTCGGGCTGCCCGAGGCCGGTGTGCACGACGACTTCTTCGCCCTGGGCGGCCACTCCCTGCTGGCGACCCGGCTGGTCAGCCGGGTCCGGGTGGTGCTGGACGAGGAACTGCCGATTCAGGAGCTGTTCGACCGGCCCACCCCGGCCGCGCTGGCCGCCTGGCTGGCGGAGCGCGCGGCGGGCGGGTCGGGTGGCCCGGTGGCCGCCAGGCCCGTCCTGCGGCCCATGCGGACCCAGTAG
- a CDS encoding MbtH family protein, producing the protein MPNPFEDPDASYLVLVNDEGQHSLWPVFVDVPDGWRTVFGEAPRTECLEYIEKSWTDMRPKSLIEAMNGSK; encoded by the coding sequence TGCCGAACCCCTTTGAGGATCCCGACGCAAGCTATCTGGTTCTGGTCAACGACGAGGGTCAGCATTCGCTCTGGCCGGTCTTCGTGGATGTGCCCGACGGCTGGAGAACCGTCTTCGGCGAGGCACCCCGGACGGAGTGCCTGGAGTACATCGAGAAGTCGTGGACCGATATGCGGCCCAAGAGCCTGATCGAAGCCATGAACGGCAGTAAGTAG